The following proteins come from a genomic window of Lolium rigidum isolate FL_2022 chromosome 5, APGP_CSIRO_Lrig_0.1, whole genome shotgun sequence:
- the LOC124652906 gene encoding heat shock factor-binding protein-like: MDSDPSSQNPTDMTAFVQNLLGQMQTRFESMSQNIVSKIDEMGTKIDELEQSVNDLKAEMGTTEAPAKKPEEAKPADSA; this comes from the exons ATGGATTCAGATCCCTCATCGCAGAACCCAACAGACATGACAGCATTT GTGCAAAACCTCCTTGGTCAGATG CAAACAAGGTTTGAGTCTATGTCCCAGAACATCGTGTCAAAGA TAGATGAAATGGGAACCAAGATCGACGAGCTGGAGCAGAGCGTCAACGATCTGAAAGCTGAGATGGGCACCACCGAGGCACCTGCCAAGAAGCCTGAAGAGGCAAAGCCGGCTGACTCCGCATAA
- the LOC124652434 gene encoding enolase 1, chloroplastic-like has translation MAHQLLLPSKPLLPAAAAAATPRRAGRSVVSVRAAVSASSAPAAKAAGAESVRSIRARQIVDSRGNPTVEVDLVAGDGSLHRSAVPSGASTGIYEALELRDGDKAVYGGKGVLTAVRNINDIIAPKLVGVDVRNQSDVDAIMLEIDGTPNKSQLGANAILGVSLSVCRAGASAKGVPLYKHIQELSGTKELVMPVPAFNVINGGSHAGNNLAMQEFMLLPVGATSFAEALRMGSEVYHVLKGIIKAKYGQDACNVGDEGGFAPNVQDNREGLVLLMDAIEKAGYTGKIKIGMDVAASEFLMKDGSYDLNFKNQPNNGAHVLSAPRLCDLYKEFVKDFPIVSIEDPFDQDDWSSWTSLQSSVDIQIVGDDLLVTNPKRIVEAIGKKACNALLLKVNQIGTITESIQAALDSKAAGWGVMVSHRSGETEDNFIADLAVGLASGQIKTGAPCRSERLAKYNQLVRIEEELGNVRYAGEAFRSP, from the exons ATGGCCCACCAGCTCCTCCTCCCCTCCAAGCCCCTCCtgcccgccgccgcggccgccgccacccCGCGCCGCGCCGGCCGCTCCGTCGTCTCCGTCCGCGCGGCGGTCTCCGCGTCCTCCGCTCCCGCCGCGAAGGCCGCCGGGGCGGAGTCCGTGCGGTCGATCCGCGCGCGCCAGATCGTGGACAGCCGCGGGAACCCCACCGTCGAGGtcgacctcgtcgccggcgacggcagCCTCCACCGCTCCGCCGTGCCCAGCGGGGCCTCCACGGGGATCTACGAGGCGCTCGAGCTCCGCGACGGGGACAAGGCCGTCTACGGGGGCAAGGGCGTGCTCACCGCCGTCCGCAACATCAACGACATCATCGCGCCGAAGCTCGTCGGCGTCGACGTCAG GAACCAGAGTGATGTTGATGCGATCATGCTTGAAATCGATGGAACCCCAAACAAATCACAATTGGGCGCCAATGCTATTCTTGGAGTCTCTTTAAGCGTATGCAGGGCTGGTGCTAGTGCAAAGGGAGTTCCTCTGTATAAACATATTCAGGAGCTGTCAGGCACCAAGGAGCTTGTCATGCCTGTCCCAGCTTTCAATGTAATAAACGGAGGTAGCCATGCCGGTAACAACCTGGCCATGCAGGAATTCATGCTTTTACCAGTTGGGGCAACATCGTTTGCTGAGGCTCTTCGTATGGGCAGTGAAG TTTACCATGTTCTTAAGGGCATCATTAAGGCAAAATACGGTCAAGATGCCTGCAATGTTGGAGATGAGGGGGGCTTTGCTCCTAATGTTCAAGACAACAGGGAGGGCCTTGTGTTGCTTATGGATGCCATTGAGAAGGCAGGCTACACAGGAAAG ATTAAAATTGGAATGGATGTTGCGGCTTCAGAATTCCTTATGAAGGATGGAAGCTATGATTTGAACTTCAAGAACCAGCCTAATAATGGAGCTCATGTTCTTTCCGCCCCACGTCTCTGTGATCTTTACAAGGAGTTTGTCAAGGATTTCCCTATTGTATCCATTGAGGATCCTTTTGATCAAGATGACTGGAGCTCATGGACTTCGTTGCAATCCTCAGTTGATATCCAAATTGTTGGGGATGATTTGCTTGTCACAAACCCCAAACGGATAGTAGAGGCTATTGGCAAGAAAGCCTGCAATGCTCTGCTGCTGAAG GTTAATCAGATTGGTACCATCACGGAATCAATCCAAGCTGCTCTTGATTCTAAAGCTGCTGGTTGGGGCGTGATGGTCAGCCACAGAAGTGGTGAAACAGAAGATAATTTCATTGCGGATCTAGCTGTTGGTTTAGCAAGCGGGCAG ATAAAGACAGGAGCTCCATGCAGAAGCGAGAGATTGGCCAAGTACAATCAG CTTGTGCGGATTGAAGAGGAGCTTGGCAACGTGAGGTACGCCGGGGAAGCGTTCAGGTCTCCATGA
- the LOC124651262 gene encoding protein STRICTOSIDINE SYNTHASE-LIKE 10-like, whose protein sequence is MDMAEARHCRCSATLLATSFLSLAMILCVVWSPPMAAAAQEMKSINAGPRVVPVRLRRPAFGPESLAFDHHGVGPYTGVSNGRILRWSGSGRRRPGWTEFAHNYKHKTVPECAAKKKLAETESACGRPLGLQFHRKTGDMYIADAYLGLMRVGRRGGLAEVVATEAAGVPFNFLNGVDVDQETGDVYFTDSSTAYQRSDYLLVVVSGDATGRLMRYDPRTGNVTVLSSGLTFPNGVALSADRTHLVVAETSSCKLLRHWLRGPAAGKTEVLAELPGYPDNVRPDGAGRGGYWVGLNRDKDWADTGTTPNSISAVRVVVAGGRNGTVAAALRGFGDVTVSEVVQRNGSLWIGSVETPYVGLFKFASLTHA, encoded by the exons ATGGACATGGCGGAGGCCAGGCATTGCCGCTGTTCTGCCACCTTACTCGCGacgtccttcctctccctcgccatgATCCTATGTGTGGTGTGGTCGCCTCCCATGGCGGCCGCCGCCCAGGAGATGAAGTCCATCAACGCCGGCCCGAGGGTCGTGCCGGTGCGGCTGCGCCGGCCGGCGTTCGGCCCGGAGAGCCTCGCCTTCGACCACCACGGTGTCGGCCCGTACACCGGCGTCTCCAACGGCCGGATCCTCCGCTGGAGCggcagcggccgccgccgccccggctggACCGAGTTCGCCCACAACTACAAGCACAA GACGGTGCCGGAGTGCGCGGCGAAGAAGAAGCTGGCGGAGACGGAGAGCGCATGCGGGCGGCCGCTGGGCCTGCAGTTCCACCGCAAGACCGGCGACATGTACATCGCCGACGCCTACCTGGGGCTCATGCGGGTGGGGCGGCGCGGCGGGCTGGCGGAGGTGGTGGCCACGGAGGCCGCCGGCGTGCCCTTCAACTTCCTCAACGGGGTCGACGTCGACCAGGAGACCGGCGACGTCTACTTCACGGACAGCAGCACCGCCTACCAACGGAG CGACTACCTCCTGGTGGTGGTGAGCGGTGACGCGACGGGCCGGCTGATGCGCTACGACCCGCGGACGGGCAACGTCACCGTGCTCAGCTCCGGCCTCACCTTCCCCAACGGCGTGGCGCTCAGCGCCGACCGCACGCACCTCGTCGTGGCCGAGACGTCATCGTGCAAGCTGCTCCGGCACTGGCTGCGCGGCCCCGCGGCTGGTAAGACGGAGGTGCTCGCCGAGCTGCCGGGCTACCCGGACAACGTCCGCCCCGACGGAGCCGGCCGGGGCGGGTACTGGGTGGGTCTCAACCGGGACAAGGACTGGGCCGACACCGGGACCACGCCCAACTCCATAAGCGCCGTCAGGGTAGTCGTCGCCGGCGGCCGGAACGGCACGGTGGCCGCGGCGCTTCGGGGGTTTGGCGACGTCACGGTGAGCGAGGTGGTGCAGCGGAACGGGTCGCTGTGGATCGGCTCCGTCGAGACGCCCTACGTCGGCCTCTTCAAGTTCGCCTCTCTAACACACGCCTAG